Proteins from a single region of Prosthecobacter vanneervenii:
- a CDS encoding acyl carrier protein: MSEAAVSTLIPDIKEILAQHGRFPVENLSGADDLYNAGLTSLATVAVMLALEDKFNVEFPDTMIGRRTFRSMESIAEAITQLAA; encoded by the coding sequence ATGAGCGAAGCAGCCGTCAGCACCCTCATCCCTGACATCAAAGAAATCCTGGCCCAGCACGGCCGGTTCCCCGTGGAGAACCTGTCCGGGGCCGATGATCTCTACAACGCAGGGCTGACATCCTTGGCCACTGTAGCGGTGATGCTGGCGCTGGAGGACAAGTTTAACGTAGAGTTTCCCGATACCATGATTGGCCGCCGCACCTTCCGGAGCATGGAGTCGATCGCGGAAGCGATCACCCAGCTCGCGGCCTGA
- a CDS encoding phage regulatory CII family protein produces MESHEVISKAVEKTSFKEVAAQMGVSLSLAYKWSQPDEQQGSGTSNPLDRVRQLYEITQDPQLIQWLCHKANGVFVQNPTTGGPRGMELMPATQEIVQQFADLLTAISHAASDNHINAKEAEHIRSVWDELKRFTEGFVRLCEKGDFGHLADEIKTHRPK; encoded by the coding sequence ATGGAATCCCATGAAGTGATCAGCAAGGCCGTCGAGAAGACCAGCTTCAAAGAGGTGGCGGCACAGATGGGTGTCTCCTTATCGCTCGCTTACAAATGGTCGCAGCCCGATGAGCAGCAGGGCAGCGGCACGTCCAATCCGCTGGACCGAGTGCGCCAGCTCTATGAGATCACTCAGGATCCGCAGCTCATTCAGTGGCTGTGCCACAAGGCGAACGGCGTCTTCGTGCAAAACCCCACCACCGGCGGGCCGCGCGGCATGGAGCTCATGCCTGCCACTCAGGAGATCGTGCAGCAGTTTGCCGACCTGCTCACCGCCATCAGTCATGCGGCCTCGGACAATCATATCAATGCCAAGGAGGCCGAGCACATCCGCAGCGTGTGGGATGAGCTGAAGCGCTTTACCGAAGGCTTTGTGCGTCTCTGCGAGAAGGGGGATTTTGGCCACCTTGCGGACGAGATCAAAACCCATCGCCCCAAGTAA
- a CDS encoding cupin domain-containing protein, which produces MSATGPLLIRHEGHTPRERSTCGWRDRLISREDVELNPAAWAHAVDIDGAKLHYHKRSTELYYVLEGGGTVVLDGVEQPVSKGSLVHIPPGVVHGARGKMRVLVVGIPDIAEDDYFEAKEEG; this is translated from the coding sequence ATGTCTGCTACCGGTCCGCTTCTCATCCGCCACGAAGGCCATACACCGCGAGAGCGCAGCACCTGCGGCTGGCGGGACCGGCTGATCAGCCGGGAGGACGTGGAGCTAAACCCCGCCGCGTGGGCGCATGCGGTGGACATTGACGGCGCCAAGCTGCACTACCATAAGCGCTCCACGGAGCTCTACTATGTATTGGAAGGCGGAGGCACGGTGGTGCTGGATGGCGTGGAGCAGCCTGTGAGCAAGGGCTCGCTGGTGCATATCCCGCCCGGTGTGGTGCATGGGGCCCGTGGCAAGATGCGCGTACTGGTGGTTGGGATACCCGACATCGCCGAAGACGATTATTTTGAGGCGAAAGAGGAGGGCTGA
- a CDS encoding glycoside hydrolase family 2 protein, translating into MTDSVPFAPWTCCAQTPGASPEPAAVQGAWFEAQVPGTVAGALRARGEWNHQSPPDIDAQDWWYRTSFAMPSGDPCMLCLDGLATLAEVWLNGECVLNADNMYRSYQVDVSTKLKAENELAICFRSVTADLKKRRPRPRWKTNLVNNQQLRWLRTGLLGRIPGWSPPVPAIGPWREVRLECRPVRLSEVKRTSVLDGVDGVVRFQARVASVQKIVSARLHVGGHETALHIQEDVISGELRVPQPDLWWPHTHGAQALHAAAVWIETESGTHEFPLEAIGFRRIEASHEPGFALQVNGERVHCRGACWTTHDIFHPGGTGESLMHELMLARDAGMNMLRIGGTMNYESDAFYRLCDELGILVWQDLMFANMDYPVEDAAFNANITTEATQQLARLAQHPCVAVYCGNSEIEQQAAMLGLARELWRNVWFGEQLPALCGQHHPGTVYVPSSPSGGVLPFHTRTGITHFYGIGAYLRSLRELRQADVKFTSECLGFSNVPEPEAIDEIMGGLMPVMHHPRWKQRVPRDTGAGWDFEDVRDHYLREVFGVDPVTLRCFDMPRYLELSRVAPGEMMARTFAEWRSGHSRNAGALVWFYQDLWPAAGWGIVDSSGAPKAAYYQLKRLWQTRQLTLTDEGLDGLHLHLSNESADSVEGFLEVQLLREPNVSVACHEIALKVGPRALETRSVDEILGSFYDVNYAYRFGPPVHHAVVATWYTAERQVLSEAFHFTRARDPEAQPMAAGLLQAVAEALGNGRYRVTLKCERFLHSVRLSAKGHLPADNYFHLMPNRPRAVIFTPRTGGAGMLRAYVEALNMMGEVPVELSPSPPSPV; encoded by the coding sequence ATGACCGACTCCGTGCCTTTTGCCCCGTGGACCTGCTGCGCGCAGACGCCCGGCGCCAGCCCGGAGCCTGCGGCGGTGCAGGGGGCGTGGTTTGAGGCGCAGGTGCCGGGCACCGTGGCCGGGGCACTGCGTGCGCGTGGAGAGTGGAACCACCAAAGCCCGCCGGACATCGATGCGCAGGACTGGTGGTACCGCACCAGCTTTGCCATGCCGTCGGGGGATCCCTGTATGCTGTGCTTGGACGGACTGGCCACGCTGGCAGAGGTCTGGCTCAATGGCGAGTGTGTTCTGAATGCGGACAACATGTACCGCAGCTACCAGGTCGATGTCTCAACGAAGCTGAAAGCGGAGAACGAGCTGGCGATTTGTTTCCGCTCGGTGACGGCTGATTTGAAGAAACGGCGCCCGCGTCCGCGCTGGAAGACGAATCTGGTGAACAACCAGCAGCTGCGCTGGCTGCGCACCGGTCTGCTGGGGCGCATTCCCGGTTGGTCTCCGCCCGTGCCTGCCATCGGTCCGTGGCGTGAAGTGCGTCTGGAGTGCCGCCCGGTGCGGCTCAGTGAAGTGAAGCGCACGTCCGTGCTGGATGGCGTGGATGGCGTGGTGCGTTTTCAGGCGCGTGTGGCATCGGTGCAGAAGATAGTCTCAGCCCGGCTGCATGTGGGAGGACATGAAACGGCGCTGCATATTCAGGAAGATGTGATCAGCGGCGAGCTGCGCGTGCCGCAGCCTGATCTGTGGTGGCCGCACACACATGGCGCGCAGGCGCTGCATGCGGCGGCTGTTTGGATCGAGACGGAAAGTGGAACGCATGAGTTTCCGCTGGAGGCGATTGGTTTCCGCCGGATTGAGGCGAGCCATGAGCCCGGCTTTGCGCTGCAGGTGAATGGAGAGCGCGTGCACTGCCGTGGCGCGTGCTGGACGACGCATGACATCTTCCACCCTGGCGGCACCGGAGAGTCGCTGATGCATGAGCTCATGCTCGCCCGAGACGCAGGCATGAACATGCTGCGCATTGGCGGCACGATGAATTACGAAAGCGATGCCTTTTACCGCCTGTGCGATGAACTGGGCATCCTGGTGTGGCAGGACTTAATGTTTGCCAACATGGACTACCCGGTGGAGGACGCGGCGTTTAATGCGAACATCACCACCGAGGCCACGCAGCAGCTGGCCCGGCTGGCACAGCACCCCTGTGTGGCCGTGTATTGTGGCAACAGCGAGATCGAGCAGCAGGCGGCCATGCTGGGCCTGGCGCGCGAGCTCTGGCGCAATGTCTGGTTTGGCGAGCAGCTGCCTGCGCTGTGCGGCCAGCATCATCCGGGCACGGTGTATGTGCCGTCATCGCCCAGCGGCGGAGTCTTGCCTTTCCACACGCGCACGGGGATCACGCACTTTTACGGCATCGGCGCGTATCTGCGCTCCCTGCGCGAGCTGCGGCAGGCGGATGTGAAGTTTACCAGCGAGTGCCTGGGCTTCTCCAATGTGCCTGAGCCGGAGGCCATAGATGAGATCATGGGCGGGCTCATGCCGGTGATGCACCACCCGCGCTGGAAGCAGCGCGTGCCACGGGACACCGGTGCAGGCTGGGATTTTGAAGACGTGCGGGATCATTATCTGCGCGAGGTCTTTGGCGTGGATCCGGTGACGCTGCGCTGCTTTGACATGCCGCGCTATCTGGAGCTCAGCCGTGTGGCACCCGGTGAGATGATGGCGCGCACCTTTGCGGAGTGGCGCAGCGGCCACAGCCGCAATGCGGGTGCGCTGGTGTGGTTCTACCAGGATCTCTGGCCGGCGGCTGGATGGGGCATCGTGGACAGCAGCGGTGCACCCAAGGCGGCGTACTACCAGCTCAAGCGCCTGTGGCAGACACGGCAGCTGACGCTGACGGATGAAGGCCTGGACGGGCTGCATTTGCATCTGAGCAATGAGAGCGCCGACAGCGTGGAGGGCTTTCTGGAGGTGCAGCTGCTGCGGGAGCCCAATGTCAGCGTGGCCTGTCATGAGATCGCGCTGAAGGTGGGGCCGCGTGCGCTGGAGACACGCAGCGTGGATGAGATCCTGGGCTCGTTTTACGACGTGAACTATGCGTACCGCTTTGGCCCGCCGGTGCATCATGCGGTGGTCGCCACGTGGTACACGGCGGAGCGGCAAGTGCTGAGCGAGGCCTTCCACTTCACGCGTGCGCGCGATCCCGAGGCGCAGCCCATGGCTGCGGGCCTGCTGCAGGCCGTCGCGGAGGCGCTGGGAAACGGGCGCTACCGTGTGACGCTGAAATGCGAGCGCTTCCTGCACAGCGTGCGGCTTTCTGCCAAAGGCCACCTACCTGCGGACAACTACTTTCATCTCATGCCTAACCGGCCGAGGGCGGTGATTTTCACGCCTCGCACCGGCGGAGCTGGCATGCTGAGAGCTTATGTTGAAGCCCTGAACATGATGGGCGAAGTTCCGGTGGAACTGAGCCCCTCTCCACCAAGCCCCGTATGA
- a CDS encoding alpha/beta fold hydrolase, protein MTPAADDPCPCMPEEQAGMDHIERTAFYFESGGQSLFAWLHRAAGAGDHGVLICPPLGHEQVHAHRTLRHLADRLAAAGFTVLRPDYLGTGDSEGVVEDPQRLATWQTNVEDAAAWLRSMAGCRKISLVGLRFGAALAVQYSARHEVENLVLWAPMVKGRRYVRELTALAQTAQMAASEAEAGSIEAMGFVYTREMAADLGKIDLLSCTPRCQHALIAPISGDGGLLDHLAKQGVAAESVAVSGYNEMMAEPHDTVVPHEALKSITEWMKAKVPPMRAAAAISPSALVTSMQTGGVRESIHRISSAPDLFGILAEPAGRETSLPWLVIANAGAAHHIGPGRLHVPLARQLAELGYPSLRVDINGIGDSVAADPENENDAYAATAFRDVSLVCDYLRTRQPGRPIVLMGLCSGAYVAFQSAAQLPDPAIIESILINPLVFFWKEGMVINDTSMDQLVAWREYGRAFFKWSHWKKLLTGKTRTGFVGSIKRFSSHLKPLAEKVGKKLVASLQPARPAAPEQYLGCGHPARQDLAGDLQRIASAGRTLAMFVSDNDPGHFLMMYQARRKANQLIRQGRLQCHFIPNADHTFSTADARGRFHRMLIEYLHRRFGSTPSLGAAPKTGGDVLLASTLSS, encoded by the coding sequence ATGACCCCCGCCGCCGATGATCCATGCCCGTGCATGCCGGAGGAGCAGGCAGGGATGGACCACATCGAGCGAACGGCTTTTTATTTTGAGAGCGGAGGGCAGTCCTTGTTTGCGTGGCTGCATCGTGCCGCAGGCGCTGGTGATCACGGCGTATTGATCTGCCCGCCGCTGGGGCATGAGCAGGTGCATGCTCACCGCACGCTGCGGCATCTGGCAGACCGGCTGGCAGCGGCGGGTTTCACGGTGCTGCGCCCAGACTATCTCGGCACTGGAGATTCCGAAGGCGTGGTGGAGGATCCGCAGCGGCTGGCCACATGGCAGACGAATGTGGAAGATGCTGCCGCATGGCTGCGCAGCATGGCAGGGTGCCGGAAGATCAGCCTCGTGGGCCTGCGTTTTGGGGCCGCACTGGCGGTGCAGTATTCGGCGCGGCATGAGGTGGAAAATTTGGTGCTCTGGGCGCCGATGGTCAAAGGTCGGCGCTACGTGCGCGAACTCACCGCGCTGGCGCAGACCGCGCAGATGGCTGCATCTGAAGCCGAGGCAGGCAGCATCGAGGCGATGGGATTTGTTTATACCCGCGAGATGGCGGCGGACCTGGGCAAGATTGATCTGCTCTCCTGCACACCGCGCTGTCAGCATGCGCTGATCGCCCCCATCTCAGGCGATGGCGGTCTGCTGGATCATCTGGCAAAGCAGGGAGTGGCGGCGGAGTCCGTGGCGGTGTCTGGCTACAACGAGATGATGGCCGAGCCGCACGACACCGTGGTGCCGCATGAGGCGCTCAAGAGCATCACGGAATGGATGAAGGCCAAGGTGCCGCCGATGCGCGCTGCCGCTGCCATTTCACCCTCCGCGCTGGTGACGTCCATGCAGACCGGCGGGGTGAGGGAGAGCATTCACCGCATCAGCAGCGCACCGGATTTGTTTGGCATCCTGGCGGAGCCTGCCGGGCGTGAGACCTCACTGCCGTGGCTGGTCATTGCCAATGCGGGAGCGGCTCACCACATCGGGCCAGGGCGGTTGCATGTGCCACTGGCACGTCAGCTGGCAGAGCTGGGCTACCCCAGCCTGCGAGTCGATATCAATGGCATCGGCGACAGCGTGGCCGCAGATCCTGAGAATGAAAACGATGCCTATGCCGCCACTGCCTTTCGTGATGTGAGCCTGGTCTGCGACTACCTGCGTACACGCCAGCCTGGCAGGCCCATCGTGCTCATGGGGCTCTGCTCCGGGGCCTACGTGGCCTTCCAATCTGCCGCGCAGCTTCCTGATCCCGCCATCATCGAGAGCATCCTGATCAATCCGCTAGTCTTCTTCTGGAAGGAGGGGATGGTCATCAATGACACCAGCATGGATCAACTGGTGGCCTGGCGTGAGTATGGACGGGCCTTCTTCAAGTGGAGCCACTGGAAGAAGCTGCTCACTGGAAAAACGCGCACAGGCTTTGTGGGATCGATCAAGCGCTTCTCCAGTCATCTCAAGCCGCTGGCCGAGAAAGTGGGGAAAAAGCTGGTGGCCAGCCTGCAGCCCGCCCGTCCGGCTGCGCCGGAGCAGTACCTGGGGTGCGGGCACCCAGCTCGGCAGGATCTGGCGGGAGATCTGCAGCGCATCGCCTCAGCAGGGCGTACGCTGGCCATGTTTGTCTCGGACAATGATCCGGGCCACTTTCTCATGATGTACCAGGCCCGGCGCAAGGCGAACCAGCTTATCAGGCAGGGCCGGTTGCAGTGCCACTTCATCCCCAATGCGGACCACACCTTTTCCACTGCGGATGCGCGTGGCAGATTTCACCGCATGCTCATTGAGTATCTGCACCGCCGGTTTGGCAGCACCCCGAGCCTGGGCGCAGCTCCCAAGACCGGAGGGGATGTGCTGCTGGCGTCCACACTGAGTTCATAA
- a CDS encoding acyl-CoA dehydrogenase family protein encodes MSTTTQTSVNFDEILKEVHAIGKSVLRVHASDVDKQARFPQESIDAMRGAKLLSAYVPQEYGGMGLNLQQTAKICEALGQYCGSSAMIYAMHKIQVACVVHHAQQSEYFRGYLRQLVQEQRLMASATTEIGTGGDLRSSICAVEITGDRFKVSKKAPVISYGEAADEILVTCRRAPDAPAYEQSHVMVRKGEYTAVPISTWDTMGFRGTCSSGFELTAEGNAEQVIPESFTEILSQTMHPYSHIVWGALWSGICMDAVNQARAFVRAEARKTPGETPISAIRLGEVDQVLQVMRHNVATMAREYDELRSRNCPGVFEDFGFSIRTNNLKLSCSQQFVDIVGRAMLICGISGYRNDSKFSIARHLRDAYGAALMVNNDRILKLNATMLMVHREG; translated from the coding sequence GTGAGCACGACTACCCAGACCAGCGTCAATTTTGACGAAATTCTCAAGGAGGTGCATGCAATCGGCAAATCGGTGCTCCGAGTGCATGCTTCTGATGTGGACAAGCAGGCGCGGTTTCCGCAGGAGTCGATCGATGCCATGCGTGGTGCCAAACTGCTGAGCGCGTACGTGCCGCAGGAATATGGCGGCATGGGACTGAACCTGCAGCAGACCGCCAAGATTTGCGAGGCGCTGGGCCAGTACTGCGGCTCCTCGGCCATGATCTACGCCATGCACAAGATCCAGGTGGCCTGCGTGGTGCACCACGCGCAGCAGTCCGAATACTTTCGCGGCTACCTGCGCCAGCTGGTGCAGGAGCAGCGTCTGATGGCCTCTGCCACCACGGAGATCGGCACGGGTGGCGACCTGCGCTCCAGCATCTGCGCGGTGGAGATCACGGGAGATCGTTTCAAGGTCAGCAAGAAGGCCCCGGTCATCTCTTATGGAGAGGCGGCGGATGAGATTCTGGTGACCTGCCGCCGCGCCCCGGATGCGCCGGCATACGAGCAGTCCCATGTGATGGTGCGCAAAGGCGAGTACACGGCGGTCCCCATCTCGACCTGGGACACCATGGGCTTTCGCGGCACCTGCAGCTCGGGCTTTGAACTCACCGCCGAAGGGAATGCCGAGCAGGTCATTCCAGAATCCTTCACCGAGATCCTCAGCCAGACGATGCATCCCTACTCCCACATCGTGTGGGGGGCGCTGTGGTCCGGCATCTGCATGGATGCGGTGAACCAGGCGCGCGCCTTTGTGCGTGCCGAGGCGCGCAAGACGCCGGGAGAGACGCCCATCTCCGCCATTCGCCTCGGCGAAGTGGACCAGGTGCTGCAGGTGATGCGACACAATGTGGCCACCATGGCGCGTGAATACGACGAACTGCGCAGCCGCAACTGCCCAGGTGTGTTTGAGGACTTCGGCTTCTCCATCCGCACGAACAACCTGAAGCTCTCCTGCTCGCAGCAGTTTGTGGACATCGTGGGCCGCGCGATGCTGATCTGTGGCATCTCAGGCTATCGCAACGACTCCAAATTCAGCATCGCCCGCCACCTGCGGGATGCCTACGGTGCCGCGCTGATGGTGAACAACGACCGCATTCTGAAACTGAACGCCACCATGCTGATGGTGCACCGGGAAGGCTGA
- a CDS encoding IS630 family transposase, translating into MDCTPTKKGFRRLQALLWLYEGKSREEVSALSRFSLRHVLRLIQAFNLAGLDGLIPGRSSGRRRILPKAQVAEKIVPLIEDPSLAGQSHWTAVKLHGWIKEHLQTQLGYSTTVRYLHEQDYKLKVPRPWPLKQDEELREAFCVKLRAWQEDPQTDVWFCDESGFEGDPRPRRTWTKIGKVRLSPYLGEHIRHNVFGAVCPADGRLTTMLFNLCDSESFQVFLDALAQENPAVEGRRAIVVLDNASWHKVKRLNWYHFQPEYLPARSPDLNAIERLWLRLKADWFNGWIAKNSRQLQDRLMEALRSMIDQPSILQSQCRAKTSL; encoded by the coding sequence ATGGATTGCACCCCCACCAAAAAAGGTTTCCGTCGGCTGCAGGCCCTGCTTTGGCTTTACGAAGGCAAAAGCCGCGAGGAGGTCTCTGCGCTCTCACGCTTCAGCCTGCGGCATGTGCTGCGTTTGATTCAGGCCTTCAACCTCGCCGGTCTTGACGGACTCATCCCCGGGCGCAGCAGCGGACGGCGGCGCATCCTGCCCAAGGCACAGGTGGCCGAGAAGATCGTGCCGCTCATTGAAGATCCCTCCCTGGCCGGGCAGTCACACTGGACAGCGGTCAAGCTCCACGGCTGGATCAAGGAACACCTGCAAACTCAGCTCGGCTACAGCACCACGGTGCGCTATCTTCACGAACAGGACTACAAGCTCAAGGTGCCGCGTCCCTGGCCGCTCAAGCAGGACGAGGAACTGCGCGAGGCCTTCTGCGTCAAGCTGCGCGCTTGGCAGGAGGATCCGCAGACCGACGTGTGGTTTTGCGATGAAAGCGGCTTTGAAGGCGACCCGCGTCCGCGGCGCACTTGGACGAAGATCGGCAAGGTGCGCCTCTCGCCCTACCTAGGCGAACATATCCGCCACAACGTCTTTGGTGCAGTATGTCCTGCGGATGGGCGGCTGACCACGATGCTCTTCAACCTCTGCGACAGCGAAAGCTTCCAGGTGTTCCTCGATGCTCTGGCCCAGGAGAACCCGGCGGTGGAGGGGCGTCGCGCCATTGTGGTGCTCGACAATGCCTCCTGGCACAAGGTCAAGCGGCTCAACTGGTATCACTTTCAGCCAGAGTATCTGCCGGCGCGCTCGCCAGATCTCAACGCCATCGAACGCCTGTGGCTGCGCCTGAAGGCCGACTGGTTCAACGGCTGGATCGCCAAAAACTCCAGACAACTGCAGGACCGGCTTATGGAAGCCCTGCGCTCCATGATCGACCAGCCCTCCATCCTTCAGTCCCAGTGCCGCGCAAAGACCAGTTTATGA
- a CDS encoding DUF1839 family protein, whose amino-acid sequence MSLPFPALDVQTYTRHRLHTQEREWAETNCYVDVWIEVLHALGLEPIAALPFTLGIDFEGDQWTFFKYQLGDLYDLYGLDVQELALYRPLTAHIQEQLGMGRTLLVELDSFYLPDTAGSAYQLEHVKTTVAVAEIDMEQQRLVYFHAQGCYQLQGDDFENIFHLRGEKNPAILPPYCEVVKKAPTPALQGEALLSASLVLLQRQLQRLPVENPFVKFRARFEADMQWLIHEPITTFHQYSFATLRQFGSCYELAGTYLKWLQGQGVAGLDAAIENVMSLSTTAKALQFQLARAMARKKPIDFTPVDQMAERWTQAMQQLKSAFPA is encoded by the coding sequence ATGAGCCTGCCTTTTCCAGCGCTGGACGTGCAGACCTACACACGCCACCGCCTGCACACGCAGGAGCGCGAGTGGGCGGAGACCAACTGCTACGTGGATGTATGGATCGAGGTGCTCCACGCGCTCGGGCTGGAGCCCATCGCGGCGCTGCCCTTCACGCTGGGCATCGACTTTGAGGGCGACCAGTGGACCTTTTTCAAATACCAGCTGGGGGATCTGTATGACCTCTACGGGCTGGATGTGCAGGAGCTGGCCCTCTACCGGCCGCTGACGGCGCACATCCAGGAGCAGCTGGGCATGGGCCGCACATTGCTGGTGGAGCTGGACTCCTTTTACCTCCCGGACACCGCCGGCAGCGCCTACCAGCTGGAGCACGTTAAAACCACTGTAGCCGTGGCGGAGATCGACATGGAGCAGCAGCGCCTGGTGTATTTCCATGCACAGGGCTGCTACCAGCTGCAGGGAGATGACTTTGAAAACATCTTCCACCTGCGTGGGGAAAAAAATCCCGCCATCCTGCCGCCCTACTGCGAGGTGGTGAAAAAAGCCCCCACACCTGCACTGCAGGGAGAGGCCCTGCTAAGCGCCTCACTGGTGCTGCTGCAGCGCCAGCTGCAGCGCCTGCCGGTGGAGAACCCCTTTGTGAAATTCCGCGCGCGCTTTGAGGCGGACATGCAGTGGCTGATCCACGAACCCATCACCACCTTTCACCAATACTCGTTTGCCACGCTGCGGCAGTTTGGCTCCTGCTATGAGCTGGCAGGCACCTACCTGAAATGGCTGCAAGGCCAGGGCGTGGCGGGGCTGGATGCAGCCATCGAGAATGTGATGAGCCTTTCCACCACGGCCAAGGCGCTGCAGTTTCAGCTGGCCCGTGCCATGGCGCGCAAGAAGCCGATCGACTTCACTCCGGTGGACCAGATGGCGGAGCGCTGGACGCAGGCCATGCAGCAGCTTAAGAGTGCGTTTCCCGCATAA
- a CDS encoding amino acid--[acyl-carrier-protein] ligase, with amino-acid sequence MTCSSTSSLPLTEAYQAFLDQVTEAGLLISLGVRGVYGYGGTFDAVLQGFDRLVTKRASGFKADVMRLPGLLSREHYLKTSHMENFPDLMGSVHSFMGRDREHIAMLAKRENGEDWTQDLKPSELMLSPACCYPLYPTATGTLTSEGRIVDLLSQVFRHEPSIDPCRLQFFRQREFVRIGTAEQALEHRRRCLELGRDTLAEVGLEVDIVLANDPFFGRGGRVMAASQKDQDLKHEFTFAVATAEKPTAIASTNCHLDYFGKAFDIKLPNGEPAHSACIGFGLERITLALFKHHGFDPDRWPADVKNALEL; translated from the coding sequence ATGACTTGCTCCTCCACCTCTTCTCTTCCTCTCACCGAGGCCTATCAGGCCTTTCTGGACCAGGTGACCGAGGCCGGGCTGCTCATCTCCTTGGGAGTGCGCGGCGTGTATGGCTACGGCGGCACCTTTGACGCCGTGCTGCAGGGCTTTGACCGTCTGGTGACCAAACGTGCGTCGGGCTTCAAGGCGGACGTCATGCGCCTGCCGGGGCTGCTGAGCCGGGAGCACTATCTGAAGACCAGTCACATGGAAAACTTCCCGGACCTCATGGGCTCGGTGCACAGCTTCATGGGCCGCGACCGCGAGCACATCGCCATGCTGGCCAAGCGTGAGAACGGCGAGGACTGGACGCAGGACCTCAAGCCGAGCGAGCTGATGCTTTCCCCCGCGTGCTGTTATCCGCTGTATCCCACGGCCACCGGTACGCTGACGAGCGAAGGCCGCATCGTGGACCTGCTCTCCCAGGTGTTCCGCCATGAGCCCTCCATCGACCCCTGCCGTCTGCAGTTTTTCCGCCAGCGCGAGTTTGTGCGCATCGGCACCGCCGAGCAGGCGCTGGAGCACCGCAGGCGCTGCCTGGAGCTGGGCCGCGACACGCTGGCCGAAGTGGGGCTGGAGGTGGACATCGTGCTGGCCAATGATCCCTTCTTTGGCCGTGGCGGCCGCGTGATGGCGGCCTCGCAGAAGGATCAGGATCTCAAGCATGAGTTCACCTTTGCCGTGGCCACGGCGGAGAAGCCGACGGCCATCGCCTCGACCAACTGCCACCTGGACTACTTTGGCAAAGCCTTCGACATCAAGCTCCCGAATGGAGAGCCCGCGCACTCGGCCTGCATCGGCTTTGGGCTGGAGCGCATCACGCTGGCGCTCTTCAAACATCATGGCTTTGATCCCGACCGCTGGCCTGCGGATGTGAAGAACGCCCTGGAGCTATGA
- a CDS encoding DedA family protein, giving the protein MISQILDFVLHIDKHLQTFAQDHGAMIYALLFAIVFCETGLVATPFLPGDSLLFAVGALSAQGLIRIEFIIPLLMCAAIIGDNLNYWIGRKAGGWIVNQRWFKRDYLAKTEAFFVKHGGKAIILARFVPIVRTFAPFTAGFGRMDYRRFLCYSLGGGLLWVLSFTIAGYFLGSIPIIKNNLKLVFVLIIVVSLLPIVFEVLKHKAEAKRAQAAKGEDV; this is encoded by the coding sequence ATGATTTCCCAGATCCTCGACTTCGTCCTCCATATCGACAAACACCTGCAGACCTTCGCGCAGGATCATGGTGCCATGATTTACGCGCTGCTGTTTGCCATCGTGTTTTGCGAGACTGGTCTGGTGGCCACGCCCTTCCTTCCCGGAGACTCTCTGCTCTTTGCTGTGGGCGCGCTCTCCGCACAGGGCCTCATCCGTATTGAGTTCATCATTCCCCTGCTCATGTGCGCCGCCATCATCGGCGACAACCTCAACTACTGGATCGGCCGCAAGGCGGGCGGCTGGATCGTGAATCAGCGCTGGTTCAAGCGCGACTACCTGGCCAAAACGGAGGCCTTCTTTGTGAAGCATGGTGGCAAGGCCATCATCCTGGCCCGCTTCGTTCCCATCGTGCGCACCTTCGCCCCTTTCACCGCCGGCTTTGGGCGAATGGACTACCGCCGCTTCCTCTGCTACAGCCTCGGCGGCGGCCTGCTCTGGGTGCTCAGCTTCACCATCGCCGGCTACTTCCTCGGCAGCATCCCCATCATCAAGAACAACCTCAAGCTGGTCTTTGTCCTCATCATCGTGGTTTCCCTGCTGCCCATAGTGTTTGAGGTACTCAAGCACAAGGCCGAGGCGAAAAGGGCGCAAGCGGCCAAAGGCGAGGACGTCTGA